The stretch of DNA TTGAAGATGAAAAGCATCCAGTTTTTCCCGGCTCATGATCTCGGCGGGCTCATTCCAAAATTTCTGTCCAATAAGCTCATATGTCCAATAACGTAGCGTCATCTTTTAACCCCCTAAAACGTATTCTTTTGTATTTTGTGGTTACCAATATATAGTGCTTACAAAGTTTTTTTGTAAATTCATACCATATAAATTACACCTCCCATATAAATTTTTGTCGAGTTTGGCTGACCTTTAATTCCCGTCCTCAGGTAACAGAAATTTATGTAATATTTGAACGAGAAACCGAACAATTAACTAAAAATAGAATTAAATTTAAATTGCTGGCCTAAAGTAAAACCTTTCAGCAAATTAAACTGATAAACACGCAATATTTATACCAAAGCGTAGGAGATTATTTATTTTAAACCTTAAAAAATCTCTCATTTTTGCTCATATTTTTGCTCATATGTGAATTTTTAGGTGTTATAAGACGCATAAAATTTAATTCTTAATCAATCCCAAACACTATTGCAAAAAAACAGTCTAGGGAAAATTATTATTACTGTTTAAGCGCGACGATTTGTTTTGCTGTTTTGCAGTTTACCAATGCCAAAACAACAAAAATATATGATGCTTGTACCTCTATTGTGCGGACATGCCTCCTAATGAAGCATGTCTTAATTATTTATCAATGGCTTATAACATTGGGTGGAGGATCCTATCAATATTATATTTTTAACTTGAGGATGTGATTTTTAGGCAGAGTAGCAATTTTGCAGTAATGCTTTGCAAAAGCGCTGTACTAAAAGTGGGAAAAAGTAATGGTAAAAAAAGGATATTATCTGTTACAGAGTATTAGTATGTGGTCATCCTGCAGAAAACGCAAAGGGGATTACCTAGATTGACTACTTTTTTTGCGCAATGCTGGGATGTTATTAAACTGGTATGCTTATTGCATGGCTAATTGCTTAACGTGGTCTTTTTGTGAAAAGCATCAGGTAATCATTTTCAACTTTCATTAAGGTTTCTACGAAAGTACAGACAAAGAAAGGGGTGGGCGTTTGGCAGGGATCATTGGATACGGGGCGTATATTCCCTCGTTACGTATCACAGCTAAAGAAATAAAAACGGTGTGGCCCATGGCCGGGAATGTCCCGGGGGTTAAGGAAAAGCCTGTTGCCGACCTTGACGAGGACACTGTAACAATGGCTGTTATGGCAGCAAAACGAGCTATAACACATGCCGGGGTGGAAGTGGAAAAAATAGAGGCTATTTATACAGCCAGCACTTCGGCCCCCTGTGAAGAAAAGTCTATGGCCGCGTTAATCCAAACAGCTATTGGGGCACCGGCGGAAGTCCTTGCAGTTGATATGGGTCAATCCACCAGGGCCGGTGTTGCGGCTTTGGTTAATTGTATGGCTCAAGTGCGGGCCGGCGACATTAACCTTGGTCTGGTGATTGCAAGTGATAACCGGTTGGCCCGGGCGGGAGATATGTTGGAGCAGAGTTTAGGTGCCGGGGCAGTAGCCTTGGTGGTGGGAAAAGAAACGGTGATTGCAGATTTTTTGGGAGCTGCATCATTTACCAGTGAGTTTGCTAATATATGGCGACCGCGTGGGGAAAAATCACTCCGGCGACATGAAGATAGCCGATTGGAAAAGGAGTATGGTTTTCAGCGGGCAGTTATAGGGGCGAGCCTGGCTTTGCTCACGCGGTTGGGGCTAACGGGAGAATCTATTAAATACCTGGCTACAGCCGAACCTGATGGGAAGAGCCTGCAAGCCGTAGCAAAAATATTGGGTATTCAGCCTGAAGCGGCAAAGACTGCTAACTTGGCACCACTTTTAGGGGATACCGGTACTGCTGCCCCGCTTTTAGGTTTGGTTACTGTTCTCGAGCAAGGTAAGCTGGGTGAAAGGGTACTTGTAGTCGGTTACGGCTCGGGGGCCGGTAGTGATGCCTTTGCTTTGGGATTAACGGATAATATTGCAGCTAAAATGGAACAAGCGATGACTCTGGCTGAGGTGACAGCTGAAAAAAATTACCTGAGTTATACAGCCTATGCAAAGAGGGTAGGGGTGCTAAATGTGCCTCCAGCCTTGCCTGATCCAATTTCCGGGTACAGTAGTCAGCCGGGAATGATCAGGGATGTAGAGTACTTGATCGGGCTTAAAGCCCTGGAGTGTGAGAAATGTGGTTCCTTAAATTACCCATACCGGGATTATTGCATTGACTGTCGCGGTCAATCGTTTAAAAAAGTTAATTTGCCCCGTCGTGGTCGTATTGTAACTTATAATGTGCAATATGTTTCTCCCATCGGACCGGAAGAAGTACCGGTAGTAGTTTGCACGGTAAGGCTGGATGGTGCGAGTGGAGAGCGCGGGGGCAAGGTGAGCGGGGCGATGGTGGCGGTTGACCCGGCGCAGGTAAAAATAGGTTTGCCGGTTGAATTGGTTTTCCGGCGGTGTGGTGAGGAACTGGGAATGCCTAAATACGGCTATAAATTTAAGCCAATACCCGAACCAAAAAGTTGTGAAGGGGGGGTACCTGACTGTGGCGCGTAAGAAGAACTTCAAAGTAGCTGTTGTAGGTGCTGGGATGAACAAATTTGGCGAATTATTCCATCAGAGCTATGAAGATATGATAGTTGAAGCCTACCGGGCATGTTTAAAAAGCGTTGATAAGGGGATTGACGAAAATGATATCCAGGCTGCCTGGTTGGGTACCGTCCAGGGAAGCCTGATCCGCCGCGAGCTGGTATCCGGGTCATCTTTGGCCGAACCCCTTGGGCTTTCTATACCGGTTACCAGAATTGAGAACGTTTGTGCAGCTGGAAGCGATGCCATTCGCAATGCGGCCTGCGCTATAATGGCGGGGCTGTACGAGACAGTGCTGGTTGTAGGTGCGGAAAAAATGCGCGATGTACCTTCCAGAGCCAGCCTGGTGGCTAACCGGGGGATTATGTCGCATCTATGGTGGCATCCCCGGGGCGCCTCAGCACCAATGGTCTTTGGTCAGATCGGTACTGCTCACATGCACGCCTATGGCACTACAAGGGAACATTTTGCCAAGGTGGCGGTCAAAAACCATCACAACGGAACATTAAACCCCCATGCATTTTTCCGGTTCGAAATTACCGTCGAGAAGGTTTTAAACGCTCCAATGGTATCCTGGCCGCTGGGTTTGTTAGACTGCTGTCCTACCACAGACGGCGCGGCAGCGGTTATTTTGACCACTCCGGAGCGTGCCCGCCAGTATACTGATAAGCCAATATACTTGATCGGTACAGGATTAGGAGTAGATGTGGCCAATTCACATTGGCGAAGCACTTATACGGAATGGCCGGCCAATATCCAGGCCGCCCGGCAGGCCTATGAAATGGCCGGTATTACACCCCAAGACATTAGCCTGGCGGAATTACACGACTGCTTTACCTGTACAGAGCTGGTTACTTACGAGGACCTCGGTTTTTGCGAAAAAGGCCGGGGAGGGAAGTGGATAGACAACGGCGGTCCCATGTTGGATGGTGAAAAGCCATGCAACGTTAGTGGCGGTTTAAAGGCCAAAGGCCACCCTGTTGGGGCGACCGGCGTAGCCCAGGCCAATGAAATTTTCTTACAGTTAAGAGGTGAAGCAGGTAAGCGCCAGGTGTCAAATGCCCGGTTGGGGTTGACCCATAATATCGGTGGGGCTGGTCAACTAAGTTGCGTGAATATTTACAGTAATGAATAACTTCTTATTTTTCAGTTTTATGCTATCCATTATAAGTATGCAATGGCAAATATTATCGGGGGCGGTGTCTAATGTTTCAGTTAAATGACGAACAGTTGCAAATCCAGGCGATGGCCCGCAGGTTTGCCGAAAAGGAAGTGGCGCCTTACGTCGACGAGTGGGAGGATAGTGCGTACTTACCAAGGGAAGTTTTTAAAAAGATGGCTGAATTGGGCTTTACCGGTATGTACTGTTCCGAAGAATACGGTGGTTTGAATTTAGATAGAGTTTCCGCTGTTTTGATTGCGGAGGAATTTGGTAGAGTGCAAAGAGCCCTGGGTTTCATCTTTATTCATAACCTGGTGCTGGAACTGATTAATGATTTTGGGACCCAAGAGCAGAGAGAGTATTGGTTACCTTTATTGGCAAACGGTGATATGCTGGCGGCGTTTGGGTTGACCGAACCGGGTGCCGGTTCAGATGCCGCCAATATTCGAACCAGGGCGGTCAAGGATGGTAACCGTTATATTTTAAATGGGCAAAAATGTTTTATCACCAATGCTGATGTGGCAGACGTGCTTTCTATTGCAGCCAAAACTGACCCGGGGGCGGGAGCGCGGGGCGTAAGTATATTTATTGTGCCCAAAGGTACACCGGGCCTGTCTGTGCCGAAGGTGGAAAAAACTATGGGGGTTAGAAGTACACACATTTGTGAAATAGTTCTGGAAGATTGCGCAGTACCGGCCGCTCAATTGTTGGGAGGCGTTGAAAACAAAGGTTTCCCGATGTTAATGAAGGGTCTTGAGGGCGGGCGACTAACCAACGGTTCACTGGCTGTGGGTGTTGCACAAGGAGCTTTCGAGATTGCCCGTGATTATGCCAAACAAAGAAATGCTTTCGGAAACCCGATCGCTAATTTACAGGCGATACAATTTATGCTGGCTGATATGGCCACCGAAATTGAAGCGGCACGATGGCTGGTTCGGTATGCGGCCTGGCGTAAAGACCAGGGTTTACGGGCTGGTATGTACGCTTCCATGGGCAAGCGCTATGGAGCTGATATGGCTATGAAGGTTACAACCGACGCCGTGCAAGTACTGGGAGGCTATGGATACATTCAGGATTATAAGGTGGAGCGGATGATGCGCGATGCCAAAATGACCCAAATCGTTGAAGGTACAAGCCAGATTCAGAGAACTATTATCGCTCGAGAAATACTAAAGGACTAAATGTTTAGTTGATTTTTAGAGAAAGGAGGAAGGCCGCTTTTTGTTTCCGGCCGCAAGATATATGGAAATAAAAACGTTAACTGTTGTGGGAGCAGGTATCATGGGGCGTGGCATTGCCCAGGTGGCTGCTATGGGCGGTTATGATGTGACTTTAGTGGATACGGAAGAAA from Desulfoscipio gibsoniae DSM 7213 encodes:
- a CDS encoding hydroxymethylglutaryl-CoA synthase is translated as MAGIIGYGAYIPSLRITAKEIKTVWPMAGNVPGVKEKPVADLDEDTVTMAVMAAKRAITHAGVEVEKIEAIYTASTSAPCEEKSMAALIQTAIGAPAEVLAVDMGQSTRAGVAALVNCMAQVRAGDINLGLVIASDNRLARAGDMLEQSLGAGAVALVVGKETVIADFLGAASFTSEFANIWRPRGEKSLRRHEDSRLEKEYGFQRAVIGASLALLTRLGLTGESIKYLATAEPDGKSLQAVAKILGIQPEAAKTANLAPLLGDTGTAAPLLGLVTVLEQGKLGERVLVVGYGSGAGSDAFALGLTDNIAAKMEQAMTLAEVTAEKNYLSYTAYAKRVGVLNVPPALPDPISGYSSQPGMIRDVEYLIGLKALECEKCGSLNYPYRDYCIDCRGQSFKKVNLPRRGRIVTYNVQYVSPIGPEEVPVVVCTVRLDGASGERGGKVSGAMVAVDPAQVKIGLPVELVFRRCGEELGMPKYGYKFKPIPEPKSCEGGVPDCGA
- a CDS encoding thiolase domain-containing protein, encoding MARKKNFKVAVVGAGMNKFGELFHQSYEDMIVEAYRACLKSVDKGIDENDIQAAWLGTVQGSLIRRELVSGSSLAEPLGLSIPVTRIENVCAAGSDAIRNAACAIMAGLYETVLVVGAEKMRDVPSRASLVANRGIMSHLWWHPRGASAPMVFGQIGTAHMHAYGTTREHFAKVAVKNHHNGTLNPHAFFRFEITVEKVLNAPMVSWPLGLLDCCPTTDGAAAVILTTPERARQYTDKPIYLIGTGLGVDVANSHWRSTYTEWPANIQAARQAYEMAGITPQDISLAELHDCFTCTELVTYEDLGFCEKGRGGKWIDNGGPMLDGEKPCNVSGGLKAKGHPVGATGVAQANEIFLQLRGEAGKRQVSNARLGLTHNIGGAGQLSCVNIYSNE
- a CDS encoding acyl-CoA dehydrogenase family protein, whose amino-acid sequence is MFQLNDEQLQIQAMARRFAEKEVAPYVDEWEDSAYLPREVFKKMAELGFTGMYCSEEYGGLNLDRVSAVLIAEEFGRVQRALGFIFIHNLVLELINDFGTQEQREYWLPLLANGDMLAAFGLTEPGAGSDAANIRTRAVKDGNRYILNGQKCFITNADVADVLSIAAKTDPGAGARGVSIFIVPKGTPGLSVPKVEKTMGVRSTHICEIVLEDCAVPAAQLLGGVENKGFPMLMKGLEGGRLTNGSLAVGVAQGAFEIARDYAKQRNAFGNPIANLQAIQFMLADMATEIEAARWLVRYAAWRKDQGLRAGMYASMGKRYGADMAMKVTTDAVQVLGGYGYIQDYKVERMMRDAKMTQIVEGTSQIQRTIIAREILKD